One Brassica napus cultivar Da-Ae chromosome C4, Da-Ae, whole genome shotgun sequence genomic region harbors:
- the LOC125585266 gene encoding B3 domain-containing protein At2g24670-like, whose translation MEARLVIADKVLYASDVKQSQARLMLPANKVLSKEEFLRDEEIRVLEGDAKATRKEGVQAIFLDPNYITYGVWLKQWKKNLVLSGWNPVLAGYNEFEEGEKFDLWSFRREEKLHFALVPKEVDCGYLDAFSDLDFKTLNDVPSSNDEDCFGLDLLFSTSGYANVNAPLPDLGSFEDTDVVTSFYDDA comes from the coding sequence ATGGAGGCACGACTGGTTATCGCCGATAAAGTGTTGTACGCGAGTGACGTGAAGCAGAGCCAGGCACGTCTTATGCTTCCTGCGAACAAGGTTCTGAGCAAAGAAGAGTTTCTAAGGGATGAAGAGATCAGAGTCTTGGAAGGAGATGCCAAAGCAACACGTAAAGAAGGGGTTCAAGCTATCTTTCTTGATCCGAATTACATAACGTATGGAGTTTGGTTGAAACAATGGAAGAAGAACTTGGTTCTATCTGGCTGGAACCCTGTTCTTGCAGGTTACAACGAGTTTGAAGAGGGTGAAAAGTTTGATCTTTGGTCCTTTAGGCGTGAAGAAAAACTACACTTTGCTCTTGTTCCCAAGGAAGTGGACTGCGGCTACTTGGACGCCTTCAGCGACCTCGATTTCAAGACTCTCAATGATGTTCCAAGTAGCAATGATGAGGACTGCTTCGGCTTGGACCTGCTTTTTTCCACCTCAGGATACGCAAACGTCAACGCTCCTCTTCCGGACTTGGGATCTTTTGAGGATACAGATGTTGTCACTTCCTTTTACGACGATGCTTGA
- the LOC125585264 gene encoding pre-mRNA-processing-splicing factor 8A-like — MLDPLEVHLLDFPNIVIKGSELQLPFQACLKIEKFGDLILKATEPQMVLFNIYDDWLKSISSYTAFSRLILILRALHVNNEKAKMLLKPDKSVVTEPHHIWPSLTDDQWMKVEVALRDLILSDYAKKNNVNTSALTQSEIRDIILGAEITPPSQQRQQIAEIEKQAKEASQLNAVTTRTVNVHGEELIVTTTSPYEQTAFGSKTDWRVRAISATNLYLRVNHIYVNSDDIKETGYTYIMPKNILKKFICVADLRTQIAGYLYGISPPDNPRLRKSVVL, encoded by the exons ATGCTCGACCCCCTTGAGGTCCACTTACTGGATTTCCCCAACATTGTTATCAAGGGAAGTGAACTGCAGCTTCCGTTCCAGGCGTGCCTTAAGATTGAGAAATTTGGTGATCTGATTTTGAAGGCCACAGAACCGCAGATGGTCCTATTCAATATCTATGATGATTGGTTGAAGAGTATCTCTTCGTACACTGCCTTTTCAAGACTTATTCTGATCCTTCGTGCGCTTCACGTGAATAATGAGAAGGCTAAGATGTTGTTGAAGCCCGACAAGTCTGTTGTCACTGAGCCACATCACATCTGGCCCTCTCTCACTGACGACCAGTGGATGAAG GTGGAGGTAGCTCTTAGGGATCTTATCCTATCTGACTACGCAAAGAAAAACAATGTGAATACCTCAGCTCTGACACAATCAGAGATCAGAGATATTATCCTTGGCGCCGAGATTACCCCACCCTCGCAACAGAGGCAACAGAtagctgagattgagaaacag GCAAAAGAAGCCAGCCAGCTTAATGCAGTCACAACCAGAACGGTAAATGTTCATGGTGAGGAGCTCATTGTCACTACCACTAGCCCCTACGAGCAAACTGCATTCGGTTCCAAGACAGATTGGCGTGTGCGTGCAATATCAGCTACTAACCTCTACCTCAGAGTCAATCACATCTACGTGAACTCAGATGACATAAAG GAGACGGGATACACATACATCATGCCGAAGAACATCCTGAAGAAGTTCATATGCGTAGCAGATCTTCGAACTCAAATTGCTGGATATCTATATGGTATAAGCCCACCGGATAATCCCAGGTTAAGGAAATCCGTTGTGTTGTGA
- the LOC106450084 gene encoding F-box protein DOR-like: MKSRRRNVPEGHNTIVDQCQSRTCTEEYSETIPHDLIIEIVSRLPTKSVARCRCVSKLWSSLLVHPYFTETYLTRSSASPKILFACVKDGKVSFYTSPQPDDDKASSPITATYHMNFTFDHVIDIYSPMSGLVCIRDGRILKGRKTAAMVWEICNPSTGQSVILPKMKSRKWTGATSFFGYDPTENQFKVLSMFTDNDFSSEHQVLTLSTTGKLSVRIVECGIPHCPLSDGICINGVLYYKSSTEKRVRGIMCFDVRSETFRFVKVMEPFIGAVHPQTTLVNYKGKLASVMSGWSYNFIGETCTSFVMYVVQDLEKQEWSKHNYKFAPGLIDGFFAGVTVAGELVLSPKFPSTPFYVFYCSLERKSIRRVEIQGMGGFKQVYTFVNHVEDVKLMRTV; the protein is encoded by the coding sequence ATGAAATCACGTCGGAGAAACGTCCCTGAGGGCCATAATACAATCGTTGATCAATGCCAGTCACGAACATGCACCGAAGAATACTCAGAGACAATCCCACATGATCTCATAATCGAGATAGTTTCGAGATTACCGACGAAATCGGTGGCGAGATGTCGTTGCGTATCCAAGCTCTGGTCATCCTTACTCGTCCATCCATATTTCACGGAAACCTACTTGACAAGATCATCGGCTAGCCCGAAGATCTTATTCGCCTGCGTAAAAGACGGCAAGGTATCCTTCTACACCTCACCTCAGCCTGATGATGACAAGGCGTCGTCTCCTATAACAGCCACTTATCATATGAACTTCACCTTTGACCATGTTATTGATATATACAGTCCTATGAGTGGTTTGGTCTGTATCAGAGATGGTCGGATCTTAAAAGGTAGGAAAACTGCAGCCATGGTGTGGGAGATATGCAACCCTAGCACCGGACAATCCGTTATTTTACCCAAAATGAAGTCAAGGAAGTGGACTGGTGCGACAAGCTTTTTCGGTTATGATCCCACTGAAAATCAGTTCAAAGTATTGTCAATGTTCACTGACAATGACTTCTCTAGCGAGCATCAAGTTCTAACACTATCAACAACTGGGAAACTGTCAGTGAGAATTGTCGAATGTGGCATACCCCACTGTCCTCTATCTGATGGTATATGCATCAATGGTGTTCTGTACTACAAATCTTCCACCGAAAAACGGGTCCGTGGAATAATGTGCTTTGATGTCAGGTCCGAGACGTTCAGATTTGTTAAAGTCATGGAACCTTTCATCGGAGCAgtgcatcctcaaacaactctGGTAAACTACAAGGGTAAACTGGCTTCAGTTATGTCGGGATGGTCGTATAACTTTATTGGTGAAACATGTACAAGTTTTGTCATGTATGTTGTACAAGACCTGGAAAAACAGGAATGGTCCAAGCATAATTACAAATTTGCTCCTGGGCTGATTGATGGATTCTTTGCTGGAGTGACTGTTGCAGGTGAGTTAGTGTTGTCGCCAAAGTTCCCATCAActcctttttatgttttttactgCAGTCTTGAGAGGAAATCTATAAGAAGAGTTGAGATCCAAGGAATGGGAGGGTTCAAACAAGTTTATACATTTGTAAACCATGTGGAGGATGTGAAACTTATGCGAACGGTTTAG
- the LOC125585263 gene encoding F-box protein DOR-like, which produces MKSRRRNVPEGHNTIVDQCQSRTCTEEYSETIPHDLIIEIVSRLPTKSVARCRCVSKLWSSLLVHPYFTETYLTRSSASPKILFACVKDGKVSFYTSPQPDDDKASSPITATYHMNFTFDHVIDIYSPMSGLVCIRDGRILKGRKTAAMVWEICNPSTGQSVILPKMKSRKWTGATSFFGYDPTENQFKVLSMFTDNDFSSEHQVLTLSTTGKLSVRIVECGIPHCPLSDGICINGVLYYKSSTEKRVRGIMCFDVRSETFRFVKVMEPFIGAVHPQTTLVNYKGKLASVMSGWSYNFIGETCTSFVMYVVQDLEKQEWSKHNYKFAPGLIDGFFAGVTVAGELVLSPKFPSTPFYVFYCSLERKSIRRVEIQGMGGFKQVYTFVNHVEDVKLMRTV; this is translated from the coding sequence ATGAAATCACGTCGGAGAAACGTCCCTGAGGGCCATAATACAATCGTAGATCAATGCCAGTCACGAACATGCACCGAAGAATACTCAGAGACAATCCCACATGATCTCATAATCGAGATAGTTTCGAGATTACCGACGAAATCGGTGGCGAGATGTCGTTGCGTATCCAAGCTCTGGTCATCCTTACTCGTCCATCCATATTTCACGGAAACCTACTTGACAAGATCATCGGCTAGCCCGAAGATCTTATTCGCCTGCGTAAAAGACGGCAAGGTATCCTTCTACACCTCACCTCAGCCTGATGATGACAAGGCGTCGTCTCCTATAACAGCCACTTATCATATGAACTTCACCTTTGACCATGTTATTGATATATACAGTCCTATGAGTGGTTTGGTCTGTATCAGAGATGGTCGGATCTTAAAAGGTAGGAAAACTGCAGCCATGGTGTGGGAGATATGCAACCCTAGCACCGGACAATCCGTTATTTTACCCAAAATGAAGTCAAGGAAGTGGACTGGTGCGACAAGCTTTTTCGGTTATGATCCCACTGAAAATCAGTTCAAAGTATTGTCAATGTTCACTGACAATGACTTCTCTAGCGAGCATCAAGTTCTAACACTATCAACAACTGGGAAACTGTCAGTGAGAATTGTCGAATGTGGCATACCCCACTGTCCTCTATCTGATGGTATATGCATCAATGGTGTTCTGTACTACAAATCTTCCACCGAAAAACGGGTCCGTGGAATAATGTGCTTTGATGTCAGGTCCGAGACGTTCAGATTTGTTAAAGTCATGGAACCTTTCATCGGAGCAgtgcatcctcaaacaactctGGTAAACTACAAGGGTAAACTGGCTTCAGTTATGTCGGGATGGTCGTATAACTTTATTGGTGAAACATGTACAAGTTTTGTCATGTATGTTGTACAAGACCTGGAAAAACAGGAATGGTCCAAGCATAATTACAAATTTGCTCCTGGGCTGATTGATGGATTCTTTGCTGGAGTGACTGTTGCAGGTGAGTTAGTGTTGTCGCCAAAGTTCCCATCAActcctttttatgttttttactgCAGTCTTGAGAGGAAATCTATAAGAAGAGTTGAGATCCAAGGAATGGGAGGGTTCAAACAAGTTTATACATTTGTAAACCATGTGGAGGATGTGAAACTTATGCGAACGGTTTAG
- the LOC111211605 gene encoding putative B3 domain-containing protein At2g27410 produces the protein MVEPQPPKWVLEALRRFNGMEARLVIADKVLYASDVKQSQARLMLPANKVLSKEEFLRDEEIRVLEGDAKATRKEGVQAIFLDPNYITYGVWLKQWKKNLVLSGWNPVLAGYNEFEEGEKFDLWSFRREEKLHFALVPKEVDCGYLDAFSDLDFKTLNDVPSSNDEDCFGLDLLFSTSGYANVNAPLPDLGSFEDTDVVTSFYDDA, from the coding sequence ATGGTAGAGCCTCAGCCACCAAAGTGGGTTCTTGAAGCTCTGAGGAGATTCAACGGCATGGAGGCACGACTGGTTATCGCCGATAAAGTGTTGTACGCGAGTGACGTGAAGCAGAGCCAGGCACGTCTTATGCTTCCTGCGAACAAGGTTCTGAGCAAAGAAGAGTTTCTAAGGGATGAAGAGATCAGAGTCTTGGAAGGAGATGCCAAAGCAACACGTAAAGAAGGGGTTCAAGCTATCTTTCTTGATCCGAATTACATAACGTATGGAGTTTGGTTGAAACAATGGAAGAAGAACTTGGTTCTATCTGGCTGGAACCCTGTTCTTGCAGGTTACAACGAGTTTGAAGAGGGTGAAAAGTTTGATCTTTGGTCCTTTAGGCGTGAAGAAAAACTACACTTTGCTCTTGTTCCCAAGGAAGTGGACTGCGGCTACTTGGACGCCTTCAGCGACCTCGATTTCAAGACTCTCAATGATGTTCCAAGTAGCAATGATGAGGACTGCTTCGGCTTGGACCTGCTTTTTTCCACCTCAGGATACGCAAACGTCAACGCTCCTCTTCCGGACTTGGGATCTTTTGAGGATACAGATGTTGTCACTTCCTTTTACGACGATGCTTGA